The Candidatus Baltobacteraceae bacterium genome has a window encoding:
- a CDS encoding transcriptional repressor — MAMRAEYVTRARERIATILHRERRFLSAAEIHHHLLEEGGPKVALSTVYRNLEHLQSKGELTARTEADGETRYMPCEPQHHHHHAICNVCGRVEDVDCTAMEQFAESLRTSSGFQLDGHAMEFFGRCRQCR, encoded by the coding sequence ATGGCCATGCGAGCGGAATACGTCACCCGGGCGCGCGAGCGAATCGCCACCATCCTCCATCGCGAGCGGCGGTTTCTCTCCGCCGCCGAGATCCATCACCATCTACTCGAGGAAGGCGGCCCGAAGGTCGCGCTCTCGACCGTCTATCGCAACCTCGAACATCTGCAGAGCAAGGGCGAGCTGACCGCGCGCACCGAGGCTGACGGCGAAACGCGGTACATGCCGTGCGAGCCGCAGCACCATCACCATCACGCCATCTGCAACGTGTGCGGCCGCGTCGAAGACGTCGACTGTACCGCGATGGAGCAGTTTGCCGAATCGCTGCGGACCAGCAGCGGTTTCCAGCTCGACGGTCACGCCATGGAGTTCTTCGGACGGTGCCGCCAATGCCGGTAA
- a CDS encoding metal ABC transporter substrate-binding protein, whose amino-acid sequence MPVRILLAALLVLSAGCSGTREATKHTNVVQVATTISTLNSLVEGVGGKYVHVQNIVPVGASPETFQPAPQDVATVADAQLLVENGAGLETWLDRMLQNAGNPKLKTVVGADGLQAKNDNPHLWMDPANAKHYVLAIRDGLIAVDPQHANEYRRNAFLYNGKLDGLSASIQAKINTIPPSHRYMIVFHNAFQYYNDRFGLDTLGFVERNPGQEPNPAQIANLIDLAKQHGVKAVFSEPEYSPKLLYSIAQGAGVKVVENLYDDSIGTDPRVSNYISMLTYDTDVIVKALK is encoded by the coding sequence ATGCCGGTAAGAATTCTACTCGCCGCGCTGCTCGTATTGAGCGCCGGATGTTCCGGCACGCGCGAGGCTACGAAGCACACCAACGTCGTGCAAGTTGCGACGACCATTTCGACGCTGAACTCGCTGGTGGAAGGGGTCGGCGGCAAGTACGTGCACGTCCAGAACATCGTGCCGGTCGGCGCGTCGCCGGAGACGTTTCAACCGGCGCCGCAAGACGTCGCGACGGTGGCCGACGCGCAGCTGCTCGTCGAAAACGGTGCCGGGCTCGAGACGTGGCTCGATCGCATGCTGCAAAACGCGGGCAACCCGAAACTCAAGACGGTCGTCGGTGCGGATGGCTTGCAGGCAAAGAACGACAATCCGCATTTGTGGATGGATCCGGCGAACGCCAAGCACTACGTGCTGGCGATTCGCGACGGGCTCATCGCGGTCGATCCCCAGCACGCCAACGAGTACCGCCGCAACGCGTTCCTCTATAACGGCAAGCTCGATGGGCTCTCCGCCAGCATTCAAGCGAAAATCAACACGATTCCGCCGTCGCACCGGTACATGATCGTCTTCCACAACGCGTTCCAGTATTATAACGACCGTTTTGGACTCGATACGCTCGGGTTCGTCGAGCGCAATCCGGGGCAGGAGCCGAACCCGGCGCAAATCGCCAACCTCATCGATCTTGCCAAGCAGCATGGGGTCAAAGCCGTGTTCAGCGAGCCGGAATATAGTCCGAAGCTGCTCTACTCGATCGCGCAGGGTGCCGGCGTCAAAGTCGTCGAGAATCTCTACGACGATTCGATCGGCACCGATCCGCGCGTCTCCAACTACATTTCAATGCTCACCTACGATACCGACGTAATCGTAAAAGCGCTGAAATGA
- a CDS encoding metal ABC transporter ATP-binding protein, translating into MLQCEPGEAVVTRNLVLKYEDFTALEGVTIKVHEGEALGIVGPNGSGKSTLLKALCGLISPASGQLCVLGSQPRDLPPGSIAYVPQVEAVDWSFPATVWDVVKMGRYPRLKFWQRFGPRDREAVQDALEAVKMHVFADRHIANLSGGQQQRVFVARAIAQEPQLLLLDESTTGVDAATEESLREVVRNLVAGGLPVIMTTHDLDRVDEWFDRLLVLDRKMLAIGTPEQVAQSGAYSAIREHTHTHGHLRHDHPPHEGHAAHPEVKH; encoded by the coding sequence ATGCTGCAGTGTGAGCCGGGGGAGGCGGTGGTTACGCGCAACCTCGTGCTCAAGTACGAGGATTTCACCGCGCTCGAAGGCGTCACTATCAAAGTGCACGAGGGCGAAGCGCTCGGCATCGTTGGTCCCAACGGTTCGGGAAAGTCGACGTTGCTCAAGGCGTTGTGCGGACTCATTTCGCCCGCGTCGGGGCAGCTGTGCGTGCTGGGCAGTCAGCCGCGCGATTTACCGCCGGGATCGATCGCGTACGTGCCGCAAGTCGAGGCCGTCGATTGGTCGTTTCCCGCAACGGTGTGGGACGTGGTGAAAATGGGGCGTTATCCGCGTCTGAAGTTCTGGCAGCGGTTCGGACCGCGCGATCGCGAGGCCGTGCAAGACGCGCTCGAAGCCGTGAAGATGCACGTGTTTGCCGATCGGCACATCGCCAATCTCTCGGGCGGGCAGCAGCAGCGGGTCTTCGTCGCGCGAGCGATCGCGCAGGAGCCGCAGCTCTTGCTGCTCGACGAATCCACGACCGGCGTCGATGCGGCAACGGAAGAATCACTGCGTGAAGTCGTGCGCAATCTCGTCGCGGGTGGTTTGCCGGTCATCATGACCACGCACGATCTCGATCGCGTCGACGAATGGTTCGACCGCTTGCTGGTGCTCGATCGCAAGATGCTGGCGATCGGAACGCCGGAGCAGGTCGCACAATCGGGCGCGTACTCGGCGATTCGCGAGCACACGCACACGCACGGCCACTTGCGCCACGACCATCCGCCGCACGAAGGCCACGCCGCGCACCCGGAGGTCAAGCACTAG
- a CDS encoding metal ABC transporter permease → MLTLLAEPFHYAFMQRAFVAALAVGLLCSTMGTYVVLRKLSFIGDGIAHASFAGIVIAFLRGTNYYIGAAIVAVVTALGIGYVHRRGRISLDTTIGVLFTAMFALGVFLMSQQRSYAVDLQSFLFGDILGVSSQDLWLILGLSVLVGATVAMLYRGLLYTSFDPVVAEASGIRAPAYEYALLVMLALTIIVALQSVGIILVAALLVTPAAAAYQLTARFAPMMWVSAIFGAVSTVGGLYLSYYLRGSSGATIVLLATVLFFLALTVKEIAKRSRAQQS, encoded by the coding sequence GTGCTGACGCTGTTGGCGGAGCCGTTTCATTATGCGTTTATGCAGCGGGCGTTTGTGGCGGCGCTGGCGGTGGGATTGCTCTGCTCGACGATGGGGACGTACGTCGTTTTGCGTAAGCTGTCGTTCATCGGCGACGGCATCGCGCACGCGTCGTTCGCGGGTATCGTCATCGCGTTCTTGCGCGGCACCAACTACTACATCGGCGCGGCGATCGTGGCGGTCGTGACGGCGCTGGGCATCGGCTACGTGCACCGGCGCGGGCGCATCTCGCTCGACACGACGATCGGCGTGCTCTTTACCGCCATGTTCGCGCTCGGCGTCTTCCTGATGAGCCAGCAGCGCAGCTACGCCGTCGACCTGCAGAGCTTTCTGTTCGGCGACATCCTCGGCGTCTCGTCGCAAGATCTGTGGCTGATCCTTGGCTTGAGCGTCCTCGTCGGCGCGACCGTGGCGATGCTGTACCGCGGACTGCTCTACACGTCGTTCGATCCGGTCGTCGCCGAAGCCAGCGGCATTAGGGCGCCGGCTTACGAGTACGCGCTGCTCGTGATGCTCGCACTGACCATCATCGTTGCGCTGCAGTCGGTCGGCATCATTCTCGTCGCCGCGCTGCTCGTCACGCCGGCCGCTGCAGCCTATCAGCTCACGGCGCGCTTCGCACCGATGATGTGGGTCTCGGCGATTTTCGGTGCGGTCAGCACCGTCGGCGGCCTCTACCTTTCCTACTACCTCCGCGGCTCGAGCGGCGCGACGATCGTGCTCCTCGCGACCGTGCTGTTCTTCCTCGCCCTTACCGTCAAGGAGATCGCGAAGAGGAGTCGCGCGCAGCAGTCCTAA
- a CDS encoding choice-of-anchor Q domain-containing protein, producing MRRLLSLGFAFLVACSGGPGGTTLTPSALGTAPDVLSGRHRAAPVSLSMRLSIPHHRRRDAHQLHRNTISPLTLSVSVADNGKTPKVFNTTPSSKNCALRKSELICAFQIFVSGGKNTLVVKTYSATNAGGFVLDQATAVYRVTSTTKSVGIILGPVISNANDSGPGSLRQGLADANPGDTLLYVGTTPATITLTGGAVALPKNVTIAGPGAGKLTISANNAGQAFTIGSSVTATISGVTITKGTSSTNGGAIDNAGTLTLSDDTFSSSTATTAGGAVENAGVMTSTSNTYSGNTALHGGAIDNTGSLTATSDTFSGNNAVGAGVGPSIVNAMRPAKMPKQRHLKRLHPRGRAPRHAPQVPKQVFPPDHMRPHPAASTVPNGGAIYNGAAGTIDITNAAFTGNGAQQGDGGAVSSANSAAGWTIANDTFTNNSAAYGGAVGVDTAGTLTSDTFTTNGGYPGDGATIPPYGFGAGVYAQGALTVTNCIFNGNVAGGGTQAFAYGFGGAIEADNAALTVSGSTFKNNVAGGASSSGSTGEGGAIDTTSLSALAVSITNSTFTGNIAGGGSAGTSYGYGGAINTEAYNTLALNGSTFTSNTAGGDGYGNGGAIFIQADLNGGSDTFSKNAATGTSASQNVFGGAIDTNSTIELNGSTFSQNTASGGNGPITAGGAIYTSNTLTLDSDTFTSNAASGPGAASVAGGAIQGTSGMTITNSKFNSNSATAGAGGFADGGGVFDPSSSATISGTTFTSNTVTGGAGAYVYGGGAEVDAPGTSLTNVTFSNNVATASGALSLANGGALYLIGTSTISNGTFTNNSATTPGDHQGWGGAVNAGTLTFSGSVTGNSATNQGGGIFVGGLTMTNSTVSGNNVTAAQAVGQPTPDGGGGLYLVGSHTFTISGSTISGNSVAGSGTGGGILNTSNGSPGTLTLTNDTIANNTSPVDGGGLEDLGSTSSLVNTTMYGNTAQSGNGGNWNNSTTPTSPDSLTNSVVGGGTAGGTGPDIYNNGTLNSGDYNIMQTTPTPIGIFSPPPHDQTANPGLSALASNGGPTKTMADSNTSPGYNTIPIVTGSCNNSGVTTDQRGNARPGTGHANCDAGAYEYP from the coding sequence ATGCGCCGATTGTTATCGCTGGGCTTTGCATTTCTCGTTGCCTGCAGCGGCGGGCCGGGCGGCACCACGCTGACCCCGTCGGCCCTCGGCACGGCACCCGACGTGCTGAGCGGGCGCCATCGCGCCGCGCCGGTGTCGCTGTCGATGCGGCTCTCGATTCCGCACCATCGTCGGCGCGACGCCCATCAGCTGCATCGCAATACGATCTCCCCGCTGACGCTCTCCGTTTCGGTCGCCGACAACGGAAAGACGCCCAAGGTGTTCAACACGACGCCGAGTTCGAAAAACTGCGCGCTACGCAAGAGTGAGCTGATCTGCGCGTTCCAGATCTTCGTCAGCGGCGGCAAGAACACGCTCGTCGTGAAAACCTATAGCGCGACGAACGCCGGCGGCTTCGTGCTCGACCAAGCGACGGCGGTCTATCGCGTGACGTCGACAACGAAATCGGTCGGCATCATTCTCGGTCCGGTGATCAGCAATGCGAACGACAGCGGACCGGGATCGCTGCGTCAGGGACTCGCCGACGCCAATCCGGGTGACACGCTCCTGTACGTCGGAACGACGCCGGCGACGATTACACTGACCGGCGGCGCCGTCGCACTGCCCAAGAACGTCACGATCGCGGGTCCCGGCGCCGGCAAGCTCACGATCTCCGCCAACAATGCGGGGCAAGCGTTTACCATCGGCTCCAGCGTCACCGCGACGATCTCCGGCGTGACGATCACCAAAGGCACGTCGTCCACCAACGGCGGCGCGATCGACAACGCCGGAACGCTCACGCTGAGCGACGATACGTTTTCGAGCAGCACGGCGACCACCGCCGGCGGCGCGGTCGAAAACGCCGGCGTGATGACGTCGACGTCCAACACGTATTCCGGCAACACCGCGCTCCACGGTGGAGCGATCGATAACACGGGATCGTTGACGGCGACCTCCGACACGTTTAGCGGCAACAACGCCGTCGGCGCCGGCGTCGGACCGTCGATCGTCAACGCGATGCGGCCGGCGAAAATGCCGAAGCAGCGCCATCTCAAGCGATTGCATCCGCGCGGGCGCGCCCCGCGGCACGCACCCCAAGTGCCCAAACAAGTATTTCCGCCGGACCACATGCGTCCGCATCCCGCCGCAAGCACCGTGCCCAACGGTGGCGCGATCTATAACGGGGCCGCAGGCACGATCGACATCACCAATGCGGCCTTCACCGGCAACGGTGCACAGCAAGGCGACGGCGGTGCCGTCTCCAGCGCGAACTCAGCAGCCGGATGGACGATCGCCAACGACACCTTTACGAATAACTCCGCCGCCTACGGCGGCGCCGTCGGAGTAGATACGGCGGGAACGCTGACTAGCGACACGTTTACCACCAACGGCGGCTATCCGGGGGACGGCGCCACGATCCCGCCATACGGCTTCGGCGCAGGGGTGTACGCGCAGGGGGCACTCACGGTAACGAACTGCATCTTTAACGGAAACGTGGCCGGGGGCGGCACGCAGGCTTTCGCGTACGGGTTCGGCGGCGCGATCGAGGCCGATAATGCGGCGCTCACCGTGTCCGGCAGCACGTTTAAGAACAACGTCGCCGGCGGCGCGAGCTCGAGCGGTTCGACGGGAGAAGGCGGCGCGATCGACACGACGAGCTTATCCGCGCTCGCGGTGAGCATTACCAACTCGACGTTCACCGGCAATATTGCCGGCGGCGGCAGCGCGGGGACGTCGTATGGGTACGGCGGCGCGATCAACACCGAAGCGTACAACACGCTCGCCCTCAATGGCTCGACCTTTACGAGCAACACGGCCGGCGGCGACGGGTACGGCAACGGCGGCGCGATTTTTATCCAAGCCGACCTCAACGGCGGCAGCGACACGTTTTCGAAGAACGCGGCGACCGGTACGAGCGCGTCGCAAAACGTTTTCGGCGGCGCGATCGATACGAATTCGACCATCGAGCTCAACGGAAGTACCTTCTCGCAGAATACTGCTAGTGGCGGCAACGGTCCGATCACCGCCGGCGGCGCGATTTACACAAGCAACACGCTGACGCTGGACAGCGATACGTTTACGTCGAACGCTGCCAGTGGGCCGGGCGCGGCGAGCGTCGCGGGCGGCGCCATTCAAGGCACGTCGGGCATGACGATCACCAACAGCAAGTTTAATTCCAACAGCGCGACGGCCGGAGCCGGCGGTTTCGCCGACGGCGGCGGCGTTTTTGACCCGAGTAGTTCGGCGACGATTAGCGGCACGACGTTCACGTCCAATACGGTGACCGGCGGCGCCGGTGCGTACGTCTACGGCGGCGGGGCGGAAGTCGACGCTCCGGGAACCTCGCTGACGAACGTCACGTTTTCAAACAACGTCGCCACGGCATCCGGCGCGCTGTCGCTCGCGAACGGCGGGGCGCTGTACCTGATAGGCACTTCCACGATTTCAAACGGTACGTTCACGAACAACTCCGCGACGACGCCGGGCGACCACCAGGGGTGGGGCGGAGCGGTCAACGCAGGCACGCTCACGTTCAGTGGATCGGTTACCGGTAATAGCGCCACGAACCAAGGCGGCGGCATCTTCGTCGGCGGTCTCACGATGACCAACTCGACGGTGTCCGGCAACAACGTGACCGCCGCGCAGGCGGTCGGTCAACCGACCCCCGACGGCGGCGGCGGGCTCTATCTCGTCGGAAGCCACACGTTCACTATCAGCGGAAGCACGATCTCCGGTAACTCCGTCGCCGGCAGCGGTACCGGTGGCGGCATTCTCAATACCAGCAATGGCTCGCCGGGTACGCTGACGCTCACGAACGATACGATTGCCAACAACACGTCGCCCGTCGACGGCGGCGGTCTGGAAGACCTGGGATCGACGTCGTCACTGGTCAATACGACAATGTACGGAAATACGGCGCAGAGCGGCAACGGCGGTAATTGGAACAACTCGACGACCCCGACGTCGCCGGATTCGCTAACGAACTCGGTCGTCGGCGGGGGCACGGCCGGCGGCACGGGACCCGACATCTACAACAACGGCACGCTCAACTCGGGCGACTACAACATCATGCAGACGACCCCCACACCCATCGGAATTTTTAGCCCGCCGCCGCACGACCAAACCGCAAATCCGGGGTTGTCGGCGCTGGCAAGTAACGGCGGTCCGACGAAAACCATGGCGGATTCGAATACGAGTCCTGGCTACAACACGATTCCGATCGTCACCGGCAGCTGCAACAACAGCGGCGTTACGACCGATCAGCGCGGGAACGCGCGACCGGGAACCGGACACGCCAACTGCGACGCGGGCGCGTACGAGTATCCGTAA
- a CDS encoding SDR family NAD(P)-dependent oxidoreductase gives MPRARTMVVTGASSGIGRALAFEAARDGFAVVAVARRTELLAEMALHIRANGGACAVVPTDVRASDAPGRIVDTALHAFGGIDVVVNNAGGGAYGALLEQSDAALEAQWQLHVAAPLRIARAALPHLEKARGQLIFVGSGIARVPVPQYGGYALAKAAIRTASIQLRRELRDRGISVAYVDPGLVASEFHDAAGVERDPRVRAATPESVARTILRGIKRRRPTINAQWWQSAGTALGEFAGTLADSTVSTFTPKPTQQVGENASVILSVAPEGREVEGQAPQNTGFEKALEPVARRMERVKLQPTFVRDALVPGTTLELNELAMRWAGMPNKNERAAMREVLDALTAGGYLEPMGDETWKVVRAAD, from the coding sequence ATGCCTAGAGCGCGAACGATGGTCGTGACGGGCGCAAGCTCGGGAATCGGCCGAGCGCTCGCGTTCGAAGCCGCGCGCGACGGTTTTGCCGTCGTGGCGGTGGCGCGCCGCACCGAGCTGCTCGCCGAGATGGCGCTGCACATTCGCGCCAACGGCGGCGCGTGCGCGGTCGTGCCGACCGACGTGCGCGCGAGCGACGCTCCCGGACGCATCGTCGACACCGCGCTGCACGCGTTCGGCGGCATCGACGTCGTCGTCAATAACGCGGGCGGCGGCGCCTACGGCGCGCTGCTCGAACAGAGCGACGCCGCACTCGAAGCGCAGTGGCAACTGCACGTCGCCGCGCCGCTGCGCATCGCCCGCGCCGCGCTGCCGCATTTGGAGAAGGCACGCGGACAACTGATTTTCGTCGGCTCGGGCATCGCGCGCGTTCCCGTTCCGCAGTACGGCGGCTACGCGCTGGCCAAAGCCGCGATCCGCACCGCATCGATTCAGCTACGCCGCGAGTTGCGCGATCGCGGCATATCGGTGGCGTACGTCGATCCAGGATTGGTGGCCAGCGAGTTTCACGACGCCGCCGGCGTCGAGCGCGATCCGCGCGTGAGGGCGGCGACACCCGAAAGCGTCGCGCGCACGATTTTGCGCGGCATCAAACGGCGCCGTCCGACGATCAACGCGCAGTGGTGGCAATCCGCCGGCACCGCGCTCGGCGAGTTCGCCGGCACCCTCGCCGACAGCACCGTCTCGACCTTCACGCCAAAACCCACACAGCAAGTGGGCGAGAACGCCTCTGTCATCCTGAGCGTAGCGCCCGAAGGGCGCGAAGTCGAAGGGCAGGCGCCTCAAAACACCGGCTTCGAAAAGGCTCTCGAGCCGGTGGCGCGGCGCATGGAGCGGGTGAAGCTGCAACCAACGTTCGTGCGCGACGCGTTGGTGCCGGGGACGACGCTCGAGCTCAACGAGCTGGCGATGCGCTGGGCGGGAATGCCGAACAAGAACGAACGCGCGGCGATGCGCGAAGTGCTCGATGCGTTGACCGCAGGTGGTTACCTCGAACCGATGGGAGATGAAACGTGGAAAGTCGTACGCGCCGCGGATTGA
- the purE gene encoding 5-(carboxyamino)imidazole ribonucleotide mutase gives MAQAGKAVTVGIIMGSRSDWETMEPARDLLREFGIACEVRVVSAHRMPDEMFKYAEKAAKRGLQAIIAAAGGAAHLPGMTAAKTLVPVIGVPVRSKALDGVDSFLSIAQMPPGVPVATMAIGGAINAALFAARIVALRKTGVRRRLEAYVKKMHDAAASSSPE, from the coding sequence ATGGCGCAAGCAGGCAAGGCGGTGACGGTCGGAATCATCATGGGCAGCCGTTCCGATTGGGAAACCATGGAACCGGCGCGCGACCTGCTGCGCGAATTTGGAATCGCTTGCGAGGTGCGCGTCGTATCGGCGCATCGCATGCCCGACGAGATGTTTAAGTACGCCGAAAAGGCCGCCAAACGCGGCCTACAGGCGATCATCGCAGCGGCGGGCGGGGCGGCGCATCTGCCGGGAATGACGGCCGCGAAAACGCTCGTGCCGGTTATCGGCGTTCCCGTACGAAGCAAAGCGCTCGACGGCGTCGACTCGTTCTTATCGATCGCGCAGATGCCGCCGGGCGTTCCGGTTGCGACCATGGCGATCGGCGGAGCGATCAACGCGGCGCTCTTTGCCGCGCGGATCGTCGCGTTGCGCAAAACCGGCGTGCGCCGGCGGTTAGAAGCGTACGTGAAGAAAATGCACGACGCGGCCGCGTCGAGCTCGCCGGAGTGA
- the purK gene encoding 5-(carboxyamino)imidazole ribonucleotide synthase, whose product MKTPAIHTIGVIGGGQLGRMLALDAKRMGYHVITLDPQEHSPCGQVADEQIVAQYDDLEAIEDLGKRSDLVTYEFENISIASVEHLEKLEYRVTPGSNVLRVTQDRILEKKFVRECGLPTADFAMVDRIDDISEAAMTVGFPAILKTVRGGYDGKGQWRATNLEEAKAAFAAARGAKLIFEKMIYFTRELSVIATRDAKDNVVTYPVCENTHDQGILAMTIAPARVDKKIAARAQSMAATIGRKLGIVGTYCVEFFLSMEEELLVNEIAPRPHNSGHYTIDVTPCSQYEQHVRAICDLPLSQPRLFCNAIMMNILGQGKGDFLGGVPALLSDPAIVLHVYGKKHAVARRKMGHFTMLVDGPVSEFAIAEAKAALKKLGWTPVG is encoded by the coding sequence GTGAAGACGCCCGCGATCCATACGATCGGCGTGATCGGGGGAGGCCAGCTCGGCCGGATGCTCGCCCTCGACGCCAAACGCATGGGTTACCACGTCATCACGCTCGACCCGCAAGAGCATTCGCCGTGCGGGCAGGTTGCCGACGAGCAAATCGTCGCGCAATACGACGATCTCGAGGCGATCGAAGACCTCGGCAAGCGCAGCGACCTCGTTACCTACGAGTTCGAGAACATCTCGATCGCGTCGGTCGAGCATCTGGAAAAGCTCGAATATCGCGTGACGCCGGGCAGCAACGTGCTGCGCGTCACGCAGGATCGGATTTTAGAGAAGAAGTTCGTGCGCGAGTGCGGCCTGCCGACCGCCGATTTCGCGATGGTCGATCGCATAGACGACATCTCCGAAGCGGCGATGACCGTCGGATTTCCGGCGATTCTCAAAACCGTGCGCGGCGGGTACGACGGCAAAGGCCAGTGGCGCGCGACCAATCTCGAAGAAGCCAAGGCGGCGTTCGCGGCGGCACGCGGAGCGAAGCTCATCTTCGAGAAGATGATTTACTTCACGCGCGAGTTGAGCGTGATCGCCACGCGCGATGCCAAGGACAACGTGGTAACGTATCCGGTGTGCGAGAACACGCACGACCAGGGGATCCTCGCGATGACGATCGCGCCGGCGCGCGTCGACAAGAAGATCGCGGCGCGCGCGCAGAGCATGGCGGCCACGATCGGCCGCAAGCTCGGCATCGTCGGCACGTACTGCGTCGAGTTCTTCCTTTCGATGGAAGAGGAGTTGCTCGTCAACGAGATCGCGCCGCGCCCGCACAACAGCGGACATTACACCATCGACGTCACGCCGTGCTCGCAGTACGAACAGCACGTGCGCGCGATCTGCGACTTACCGCTCTCGCAGCCGCGCCTGTTCTGCAACGCGATCATGATGAACATCCTCGGGCAAGGCAAGGGTGACTTTCTCGGCGGCGTCCCCGCCCTACTGAGCGATCCGGCGATCGTGCTGCACGTCTACGGAAAGAAGCACGCCGTCGCGCGCCGCAAGATGGGGCACTTCACGATGCTAGTCGACGGACCGGTGAGCGAGTTCGCGATCGCCGAAGCGAAGGCCGCGCTCAAGAAGCTCGGCTGGACTCCGGTAGGCTAG